TCCAGAGGAACCCAACCTCTATGAGCGTTTCAGGGCTGCGGATCTCCTGAGGTACTTCGGTGAACTCTATGGTGTCCCCGGCGATGTGCTGGATGATAGGATATACGAGTTACTTGAACTTGTGGGTATGAGTGAACGTGCAGAGGACCCCATAAACACATTCTCCAAGGGCATGCGGCAGAGGATCGGGATAGCAAGGGCCCTCATACATGACCCTCCAATCATAATATTCGATGAGCCCACCATGGGCCTTGACCCGGCGACAGCATTCTCAATAAGGGAATTCATAAGGGAGCTGAAGGGCTCAAGGACCATGATACTCTGCACCCACTACATGGAGGAGGCCGACTACCTCTGTGACAGGGTTGCCATAATAAACAGGGGTCATATACTCGACATTGGAACACCTGATGAACTCAAATCCAGGGTCCGGGGGGACCTGATACTTGAAGTTAAGGTCTCAGAGCCCTCACTGGTCAGCAGAGAATCTCTTATGAAGGTAAGTGGTGTTAAATCCATTGAAATCGATGGTAAAATCATCAGGTTATCCCTTGGTAGCCGTGAATCCATAACAGAGGTTATAGAGAATATTCCTGGAACTGTCTTCAGTGTGAACACCCGGGAGGCAACACTGAACGACGTGTTCATACAGAGCCTGAAGGGGTCCTAGATGAATCTCCTAACAGTTACAAAATGGGAACTCAGGGGAACATTCAGAAGCCGTAAATTCCTCTTCATATTCATATTCCAGATATTGGTACTTTCACTCACCATATTCATGTTCAGTGGCTTCATTGAGATGATTGGCGAGGGAAGCACATTCACCCCCTCCCTCAGGGGTTTTGCAGAGCTCAGTGTCACCGACCCCGCAGGTATCATCTCCGGGCAGCTGAACCCCGACGTCCTCTATATACATGGGGGTGCAGAATCCAGGCTCGTGGTCGATAACTTCACCGGCATCCCCCTGAATGCAACACTCTACCTTGACTATTCTGATCCAAGAAGGACCGTTGTGAGGGACGAGGTGGAAGCCGCGGTTGAAAGGGCCTCCACCATTATAACCAGGGAACTCATTGAAACCCCGAAGCCGAGACCTGAGGTCCGTGAGGAGACAAGGGGTGAGGCCCTTCCACTTCAGCTTGTGAGACGGGTCATGGTTTCCATTCTCCTCTTTCTCCCGGTTTTCCTGTTCGGAAACCTCGTGGTGGACAGTATCGTGGGTGAAAAGGAGAGGAAAACAGGTGAAGCCCTTATTGCAATGCCCATAAGGCGTTCTGAGATAATCATCGGGAAGTGCCTCTCTGTTGCCGCGACGGTGGCTTTGCAGGTGGGTGTATGGTTGATCCTCATAATGGCGGCCGGTTTCCAGATAAGCAACCCGGCAGGTGCCTATCTAACCGTTGTGCTCTCATCAACACCCATCATAGGGCTCACGGCACTCATATCGGTCTATGCAAAGAACTACCGTGAGGCAGGGATAGGTATAACCTTTGCCTACATAATCGCAGCAGCATACCTGATTGTGCCGGCCCTCGCCTACATGGCGGGTTCCTCAGGATCCCTCTCACCCATGACCCTCACAATAAAGTTGATATCAGGAGTTAACCTGAATGCAGCTGACCTCATACCGCCCCTCTTCTCAATCCTCATACTCAACATCCTCTTCTATGGCCTTGCAGTCAGATTATTCAGCAGGGATGATGTGGTTTTTGGTCCAAGACCCGGTATTTTAAGGTTGATGGTGAGACCATGAAACTGAAGGCCCTTACAGTTAAGGAAGCACGGGACATATTCTCAAACAGGATCTACATGCTGCTTGTC
This DNA window, taken from Methanothermobacter sp., encodes the following:
- a CDS encoding ABC transporter ATP-binding protein; the encoded protein is MIEVDSVSKSFGRIRALDNLSFSVREGELMGIIGHNGAGKTTAIRIIAGILHPDSGTVHVGGYDVTRDPLRVKAMIGYLPEEPNLYERFRAADLLRYFGELYGVPGDVLDDRIYELLELVGMSERAEDPINTFSKGMRQRIGIARALIHDPPIIIFDEPTMGLDPATAFSIREFIRELKGSRTMILCTHYMEEADYLCDRVAIINRGHILDIGTPDELKSRVRGDLILEVKVSEPSLVSRESLMKVSGVKSIEIDGKIIRLSLGSRESITEVIENIPGTVFSVNTREATLNDVFIQSLKGS
- a CDS encoding ABC transporter permease; this translates as MNLLTVTKWELRGTFRSRKFLFIFIFQILVLSLTIFMFSGFIEMIGEGSTFTPSLRGFAELSVTDPAGIISGQLNPDVLYIHGGAESRLVVDNFTGIPLNATLYLDYSDPRRTVVRDEVEAAVERASTIITRELIETPKPRPEVREETRGEALPLQLVRRVMVSILLFLPVFLFGNLVVDSIVGEKERKTGEALIAMPIRRSEIIIGKCLSVAATVALQVGVWLILIMAAGFQISNPAGAYLTVVLSSTPIIGLTALISVYAKNYREAGIGITFAYIIAAAYLIVPALAYMAGSSGSLSPMTLTIKLISGVNLNAADLIPPLFSILILNILFYGLAVRLFSRDDVVFGPRPGILRLMVRP